In one Mycobacterium sp. NBC_00419 genomic region, the following are encoded:
- a CDS encoding ABC transporter substrate-binding protein — protein MKKIRTLLAIAATATLTLTACGGSNSGGSSTPNAAPTDKVLHLSFLQDPGQPPDPDIYYAGQGLLLTTNTYEGLLQYKAGTDKAELQPLLATEWTASPDNKVFTFKLREGVKFHDGTPFTSAAVKASFDRRAAVNQGPAYMVSDVDSVTTQGDYGVTVTLKAPNSAFLDYLACPYGPRMLSPEGLQKNAGSDHAQGYLTNHDLGTGPYTLTAAEVGSKYELTSFPDYWGTKPYFEKVELPVITDVSAQQLQFNNGQLAAILHDLPSSAVQSYLDNKSFANYSLPTMMSNFVYINPKKGMMTDAKNRNAVMQAIDVDELVKQTYFGRGKKAEQIYPANVMAPEYGKQSVTHDPSVLTGIAAGLPADQKAVTIGYDSSNPDNQLISNLVQTQLAAAGLTAKVQAYPTSEIYGWVGTDGQSAPEIMTYLGWPDAPSPYTWGHISWDADGGLNFFGCSAPAVTEALAKGLPTGDAADFSTAGEEAVKTGCWLNIADVNDFMVAQPWLKGVEQAHVVTDPNSLRLAALSAG, from the coding sequence ATGAAGAAAATCCGCACGCTCCTCGCGATCGCCGCGACGGCAACCCTCACTCTGACCGCCTGCGGCGGCTCCAATTCGGGTGGCAGCAGCACCCCGAATGCGGCGCCGACCGACAAGGTGCTGCACCTGTCGTTCCTGCAGGACCCGGGCCAGCCGCCGGACCCCGACATCTACTACGCGGGACAGGGCCTGCTGCTGACCACCAACACCTACGAGGGTCTGCTGCAGTACAAGGCCGGCACCGACAAGGCTGAGCTGCAGCCGCTGCTGGCCACCGAGTGGACCGCCTCGCCCGACAACAAGGTGTTCACCTTCAAACTGCGTGAGGGCGTCAAGTTCCACGACGGCACCCCGTTCACCTCCGCTGCGGTCAAGGCTTCCTTCGACCGACGGGCGGCGGTGAACCAAGGACCCGCCTACATGGTGTCCGACGTGGATTCGGTGACCACACAGGGTGATTACGGTGTGACCGTCACCCTCAAGGCGCCGAACTCGGCGTTCCTGGACTACCTGGCGTGTCCGTACGGGCCCCGCATGCTCAGCCCGGAAGGCCTGCAGAAGAACGCGGGCAGTGACCACGCGCAGGGCTACCTCACCAACCACGATCTGGGCACCGGCCCGTACACGCTGACCGCCGCCGAGGTCGGCTCGAAGTACGAGCTCACCTCATTCCCGGATTACTGGGGCACCAAGCCCTACTTCGAGAAGGTCGAGCTGCCGGTGATCACCGACGTCTCGGCGCAGCAGCTGCAGTTCAACAACGGCCAGCTGGCCGCGATCCTGCACGACCTGCCGTCCTCGGCGGTGCAGTCCTACCTGGACAACAAGTCGTTCGCGAACTACTCGCTGCCGACCATGATGTCGAACTTCGTCTACATCAACCCCAAGAAGGGCATGATGACCGACGCCAAGAACCGCAACGCGGTGATGCAGGCCATCGATGTCGACGAACTGGTCAAGCAGACCTACTTCGGCCGCGGCAAGAAGGCCGAGCAGATCTACCCGGCGAACGTGATGGCCCCCGAGTACGGCAAGCAGTCGGTGACCCACGATCCGTCCGTGCTGACCGGAATCGCGGCCGGGCTGCCGGCTGACCAGAAGGCCGTCACCATCGGCTACGACTCGTCCAACCCCGACAATCAGCTGATCAGCAACCTGGTGCAGACCCAGCTGGCGGCGGCCGGACTGACCGCCAAGGTGCAGGCCTATCCCACCTCGGAGATCTACGGCTGGGTCGGCACCGACGGGCAGTCCGCGCCGGAGATCATGACCTACCTCGGCTGGCCGGATGCGCCGTCGCCCTACACCTGGGGCCACATCTCCTGGGATGCCGACGGCGGCCTGAACTTCTTCGGCTGCTCCGCACCGGCGGTCACGGAAGCACTGGCCAAGGGTCTTCCGACCGGTGACGCCGCCGACTTCTCCACCGCGGGCGAGGAAGCCGTCAAGACGGGTTGCTGGCTCAACATCGCCGATGTCAACGACTTCATGGTCGCCCAACCGTGGCTCAAGGGTGTCGAGCAGGCACACGTCGTGACTGACCCGAACTCTTTGCGGCTCGCCGCACTGTCGGCCGGCTAG
- a CDS encoding aspartate/glutamate racemase family protein, translating into MKILVLNPNTSASMTAEIAAAARAAAAPGTEIDTAQPSFGSAAIDSAAESYLSAVGVMDVVACALAEGTFEADAVILAGFGEHGKDALQEMLEVPVLDIAESAAHVAHLIGRRFSVVTTLARSIAPIEDRLLLAGLDAHCASVRACGLGTAEVDADPDGAVAAIVAEAARAVAEDGADVICLGCAGMAGVTEAVSSTVGVPCVDGVAAAVGLAQMLVGLGLFTSKAGVYAAGPDNPRSHWPLSAALGGHR; encoded by the coding sequence GTGAAGATCCTGGTCCTCAACCCCAACACCTCGGCGTCGATGACCGCTGAGATCGCGGCGGCCGCCCGTGCCGCCGCTGCGCCCGGAACCGAGATCGACACTGCACAGCCATCATTCGGCTCAGCCGCGATCGACTCGGCGGCCGAGAGTTACCTGTCAGCGGTGGGCGTGATGGACGTCGTGGCCTGTGCGCTGGCCGAGGGCACCTTCGAGGCCGACGCGGTGATCCTGGCCGGGTTCGGCGAGCACGGTAAAGACGCCCTTCAGGAGATGCTGGAGGTTCCCGTCCTCGACATCGCCGAATCCGCGGCCCACGTCGCGCATCTCATCGGCAGGCGCTTCTCGGTGGTGACCACGCTGGCCCGCTCGATCGCACCCATCGAGGACCGACTGTTGCTCGCCGGTCTGGATGCGCACTGCGCCTCGGTGCGGGCCTGCGGTCTGGGCACCGCCGAGGTGGACGCCGACCCCGACGGCGCGGTGGCCGCGATCGTCGCCGAAGCGGCCCGTGCGGTGGCCGAGGACGGCGCCGACGTGATCTGCCTGGGGTGCGCGGGGATGGCCGGTGTCACCGAGGCCGTCTCCAGCACCGTGGGGGTGCCGTGTGTCGACGGTGTCGCGGCGGCGGTGGGGCTGGCTCAGATGCTGGTCGGTCTGGGACTGTTCACGAGCAAAGCCGGGGTGTACGCGGCGGGTCCGGACAACCCGCGCAGCCACTGGCCACTGAGTGCAGCACTAGGGGGACACCGGTGA
- a CDS encoding allantoicase, with product MNIDFQAALDLASRAVGGSVVAASDESFGFKENLIAASEPSFVPGTFDLRGEVVDGWETRRHAAAGDWVIIRLGVPGRLRTIDVDTRNFTGNHPTAAVVYGANLAAGEDPCGPVQWQPLAASTPLKPDAHNPISVSDRRRYTHLKLVIDSDGGVARLRAHGDPIPDPRLWSGVTVEVSGAEQGGRVEHCSDTFYSDARSLIAGSRPGNMGAGWEARRRRDIGPDTHDAVTISFLVPAHLDRIEIDTSCFVFNASREVCVMGTHDRPSACRPYWSLPFDEIVLPRIHVVPDARQVFVVDAPDITAIRLQAYPDGGIARVRALGRPTAAGLADLQRCWDEAQ from the coding sequence GTGAACATCGACTTCCAGGCCGCCCTGGACCTGGCCTCCCGCGCGGTGGGCGGCAGTGTGGTGGCGGCCAGCGACGAGTCGTTCGGGTTCAAGGAGAACCTGATCGCGGCGTCCGAGCCCAGCTTCGTACCGGGAACCTTCGACCTGCGCGGTGAGGTGGTTGACGGCTGGGAGACACGCAGGCACGCCGCGGCGGGGGACTGGGTGATCATCCGGCTCGGTGTCCCCGGACGACTGCGGACCATCGACGTCGACACCCGCAACTTCACCGGCAACCACCCCACCGCCGCCGTCGTCTACGGCGCGAACCTGGCCGCGGGTGAGGACCCGTGCGGACCGGTCCAGTGGCAGCCACTCGCGGCGTCGACACCACTGAAACCCGACGCGCACAACCCGATCTCGGTCAGTGACCGGCGCCGCTACACCCATCTGAAGTTGGTGATCGACTCCGACGGCGGGGTGGCCCGGCTGCGGGCCCACGGCGATCCCATACCCGACCCGCGGCTGTGGTCCGGCGTCACCGTGGAGGTCTCCGGTGCCGAGCAGGGCGGCCGGGTGGAGCATTGCAGCGACACGTTCTACTCCGATGCCCGATCGCTGATCGCCGGTAGCCGTCCCGGGAACATGGGGGCGGGCTGGGAAGCGCGGCGCAGACGCGACATCGGCCCCGACACCCATGACGCGGTGACGATCTCGTTCCTGGTGCCCGCGCACCTGGACCGCATCGAGATCGACACCTCCTGCTTCGTTTTCAACGCCTCCCGTGAAGTCTGCGTCATGGGCACCCATGACCGGCCCAGTGCGTGCCGGCCCTATTGGTCGCTGCCCTTCGATGAAATCGTCCTGCCGCGAATCCACGTGGTACCCGATGCCCGTCAGGTCTTCGTCGTCGATGCACCCGACATCACCGCCATCCGGCTACAGGCGTATCCCGACGGCGGCATCGCGCGGGTGCGTGCGCTCGGACGTCCGACCGCGGCGGGACTGGCAGATCTGCAGCGATGCTGGGATGAGGCACAGTGA
- the allB gene encoding allantoinase AllB, with the protein MIRAPRAVIDDAVRPAALGVADGIIRVVTDVDAPLRAREEAWVPPGAILLPGLVDTHVHINEPGTDWEGFASATAAAAAGGITTLVDMPLDSDPVTTTTDALATKQAAAQSNCGISTEFWGGVVPGNLATFAELAAFGVRGFKCFLSDSGNPNFPPLTPGQFGDAMSVVAELDSVMLVHAESARVLADCAPPAGRDYARFLESRPDAAEHDAVRLVIDAVADTGARAHIVHVSSATVLPLIAAAKRSGLPVTAETCPHYLTFAAEQVPDGGTVFAACPPIRAEENRRRLWAGLADGTLDMVVSDHSPCAPELKDLRGGDFGRAFGGISSLQVALPALWTQARAAGFGLPDVCRWMAQAPAALAGLTDRGVIAVDMRADFTLFDPDAAWVVRGADLLHRYPVTPYEGMTLTGSVVQTWLGGRLLAVKEPA; encoded by the coding sequence GTGATCCGTGCCCCGCGCGCGGTGATCGATGATGCCGTTCGGCCCGCCGCACTTGGTGTGGCCGACGGCATCATCCGGGTGGTCACCGATGTCGATGCGCCCCTTCGCGCACGCGAGGAGGCGTGGGTACCGCCCGGCGCGATCCTGCTGCCCGGCCTGGTCGATACCCACGTCCACATCAATGAGCCCGGCACCGACTGGGAGGGCTTCGCCAGTGCCACCGCAGCGGCGGCGGCCGGTGGGATCACCACCCTGGTCGACATGCCGCTGGACAGCGATCCGGTGACCACGACCACTGACGCACTTGCGACCAAACAAGCTGCCGCACAGAGCAACTGTGGCATCAGCACCGAGTTCTGGGGCGGTGTGGTTCCCGGGAATCTTGCCACCTTCGCGGAGCTGGCGGCCTTCGGGGTGCGCGGATTCAAGTGCTTTCTGTCCGACTCGGGAAACCCGAACTTCCCGCCATTGACCCCTGGGCAGTTCGGTGATGCGATGTCCGTTGTCGCCGAACTGGACTCGGTGATGTTGGTGCACGCCGAAAGCGCCCGGGTGCTCGCGGATTGTGCTCCACCGGCCGGCCGCGACTATGCACGCTTCCTGGAGTCGCGACCCGACGCCGCCGAGCACGACGCCGTGCGGCTGGTCATCGACGCCGTCGCCGACACCGGGGCGCGGGCACATATCGTGCACGTCTCCAGCGCCACCGTGCTGCCTCTCATTGCGGCAGCCAAGCGGTCCGGCCTGCCGGTGACCGCCGAAACATGTCCGCATTACCTGACTTTCGCCGCCGAGCAGGTTCCTGACGGCGGCACCGTGTTCGCCGCCTGCCCACCGATCCGCGCCGAGGAGAACCGCCGAAGACTATGGGCGGGGCTGGCCGACGGCACCCTGGACATGGTGGTGTCCGACCATTCGCCGTGCGCGCCCGAGCTCAAGGATCTCCGCGGCGGCGACTTCGGCCGGGCCTTCGGCGGAATCAGCTCCCTGCAGGTGGCGCTGCCGGCGTTGTGGACCCAGGCGCGGGCTGCCGGATTCGGCCTGCCCGACGTGTGCCGATGGATGGCGCAGGCTCCCGCGGCACTGGCAGGCCTGACCGACCGCGGGGTGATCGCGGTGGACATGCGCGCCGACTTCACCCTCTTCGACCCGGACGCGGCCTGGGTGGTCCGCGGCGCGGACCTGCTGCACCGTTACCCGGTGACCCCATACGAGGGGATGACGCTGACCGGTTCGGTGGTGCAGACCTGGCTGGGCGGACGACTCCTCGCGGTGAAGGAGCCGGCGTGA
- a CDS encoding cysteine hydrolase family protein, which translates to MPKQPLIVGNPVLVVVDMQESGGMPADEMGIAHMSGYDDRIEVAERLIASARTAGIPIVFFQEVHRPSGIDFGRELDGSEGAHCVDGRPGTPLHPRLLPDFNGPNHEFHIVKRRYSGFIGTEFEIVLSGLKASTLILVGGLTNVCVHYTFADAHQRDFYVRVVSDCVGGSSVPAHEAALDAMEYLQAGAVRTSDEILAAFATFTNPLLEGATR; encoded by the coding sequence GTGCCGAAACAGCCACTGATCGTGGGCAACCCCGTGCTGGTCGTCGTCGACATGCAGGAAAGCGGCGGGATGCCCGCCGACGAGATGGGCATCGCCCACATGTCCGGCTACGACGACCGCATCGAGGTTGCCGAGCGGTTGATCGCATCCGCCCGTACCGCGGGAATTCCCATCGTGTTCTTCCAGGAAGTGCACCGGCCCAGCGGCATCGACTTCGGTCGCGAACTCGACGGGTCCGAAGGTGCGCACTGCGTCGACGGCAGGCCCGGCACCCCGCTGCACCCGCGCCTGCTCCCCGACTTCAACGGGCCCAACCACGAGTTCCACATCGTCAAGCGGCGCTATTCCGGTTTCATCGGAACAGAATTCGAGATCGTCTTGTCCGGGCTGAAGGCATCGACGCTGATCCTCGTCGGTGGCCTGACCAATGTCTGCGTGCACTACACCTTCGCCGACGCCCATCAGCGCGACTTCTACGTGCGGGTGGTCTCCGACTGCGTCGGCGGCTCGTCGGTTCCCGCGCACGAGGCCGCACTGGACGCCATGGAATACCTACAGGCCGGCGCGGTACGCACCAGCGACGAGATCCTCGCCGCCTTCGCCACTTTCACCAACCCGCTTCTCGAAGGAGCCACCCGATGA
- a CDS encoding N-acyl homoserine lactonase family protein has translation MGVRRIILLTLGWEELPKSVSVYGAAPELRMREPVPGVLIQTDGGWVLLDTGFNTALIRDPALYRRFYPTVEYIPVLPGPGEPIEESLHDIGVDIDDIHLVALSHLHHDHAGGVKLFAGKVPVHAQRRELEYGLSNHPEPEHHAIARIDFDDPRIDWVLADGEAQIAPGITAVPTYGHTPGHQSFVVELDRTVGGGGFVFAFDAADLTENIEHELAIGGFIDIDPAETVEPIRRLKKLAAEKGYELVPGHDPHVWPELTRRFEERFGPVRPK, from the coding sequence ATGGGGGTTCGCCGGATCATCCTGCTGACACTGGGCTGGGAGGAGTTGCCCAAGTCGGTGTCGGTGTATGGCGCAGCTCCGGAGCTGCGGATGCGTGAGCCGGTGCCGGGCGTACTGATCCAGACCGACGGGGGCTGGGTGCTGCTCGACACCGGGTTCAACACCGCGCTCATCCGGGATCCCGCGCTCTACCGCCGGTTCTACCCGACGGTCGAGTACATCCCGGTGCTGCCGGGACCCGGTGAACCGATCGAGGAGTCGCTGCACGACATCGGCGTCGACATCGACGACATCCATCTGGTTGCGCTCTCACACCTGCATCACGACCATGCCGGCGGAGTCAAGCTGTTCGCCGGCAAGGTGCCGGTGCACGCGCAGCGACGCGAACTCGAGTACGGGTTGTCCAACCACCCCGAACCCGAGCACCATGCGATCGCCCGGATCGACTTCGACGATCCCCGCATCGACTGGGTGCTCGCCGACGGCGAGGCGCAGATTGCTCCAGGCATCACCGCGGTGCCCACCTATGGCCACACACCAGGGCATCAGAGTTTCGTGGTCGAACTCGACCGCACCGTCGGCGGCGGGGGATTCGTCTTCGCCTTCGACGCCGCGGATCTCACCGAGAACATCGAGCATGAACTGGCGATCGGCGGGTTCATCGACATCGATCCCGCCGAGACGGTGGAGCCGATCCGGCGGCTCAAGAAGCTGGCCGCCGAGAAGGGCTACGAACTGGTGCCGGGCCACGATCCGCATGTCTGGCCGGAGCTGACCCGCCGGTTCGAGGAACGTTTCGGCCCGGTACGCCCGAAGTGA